A region of uncultured Anaeromusa sp. DNA encodes the following proteins:
- the deoC gene encoding deoxyribose-phosphate aldolase encodes MRKLASYIDHTLLKATATPDDIRDLCEEAAMYGFAAVCVNPVYVDLAAHLLAGSGVKVATVVGFPLGANLTWVKEEETRQAVRCKADEIDMVIALGAAKSGQWDAVANDVHSVVEAAEGKIVKAILETCCLDDDEKCQAALAALRGGAHFVKTSTGFGSGGATVEDIQLLRRTVGDAAQIKASGGIRTLEQVRALIDAGADRIGASAGVAIMQAIQKESS; translated from the coding sequence ATGCGGAAATTGGCTTCTTATATTGATCATACTCTGCTTAAGGCGACGGCAACTCCCGACGATATTAGGGATTTGTGCGAAGAAGCGGCCATGTATGGGTTTGCAGCCGTGTGCGTTAATCCGGTCTATGTAGATTTGGCGGCGCATCTGCTGGCTGGCAGCGGCGTTAAAGTGGCTACTGTTGTGGGATTTCCTTTAGGTGCGAATCTGACCTGGGTGAAAGAGGAAGAAACGCGCCAAGCGGTGCGATGCAAGGCTGATGAAATCGATATGGTCATCGCCTTAGGGGCGGCGAAAAGCGGTCAATGGGATGCCGTGGCTAACGATGTGCACAGCGTGGTGGAGGCGGCGGAAGGTAAGATTGTCAAAGCCATCCTAGAAACGTGCTGCTTGGATGATGACGAAAAATGTCAGGCGGCGTTGGCCGCTCTTAGAGGCGGTGCTCATTTCGTGAAAACGTCCACCGGTTTTGGCAGCGGCGGTGCTACGGTGGAAGACATACAATTGTTGCGGCGAACCGTGGGTGATGCGGCGCAGATCAAAGCTTCCGGCGGTATTCGCACGCTGGAGCAGGTGCGGGCGTTGATTGATGCTGGCGCCGACCGCATTGGCGCTAGCGCTGGTGTGGCTATTATGCAAGCAATACAAAAGGAGTCTTCATGA
- a CDS encoding Tex family protein, which produces MKMEQIPVILARELGIAPHQTSATIALLDDGNTVPFISRYRKEATGELDEEKIRLIEERLVYLRNLVKRQQDIVASIEEQGKLTPELQSAIETTTKLQELEDLYLPFRPKKRTRAQIAREKGLEPLAERLRNLPVGCSVEEEAAAMLAELSEIETIEDALAGASDIIAEQTSEDAAIRAWLRKELWQKGEITAEFAVEEEAAKEVLAYKDYREPVKRMPSHRILAINRGEKKELLKVHLVAPHEEFIAALGRRLISEPNGASEWLETAIADGYKRLLFPALEREIRNLLTEHAEKQAIRVFSLNLRQLLLQAPLAEHTVIGLDPGYRTGCKVAVIDPTGAVLETTTIYITHSAAQKQQSAQKVLDLCRRHKITLAAIGNGTASFETEEFVAGLIAEHNLSLRYLIANEAGASVYSASKLAREEMPDLDVSIRGAVSIARRIQDPLAELVKIEPKAIGVGQYQHDVDQKELVHTLDAVVESAVNHVGVELNTASGALLRHVAGINATVAKNIVSHRETNGPFRQRKELLKVARLGPAAYTQCAGFLRLAASSHPLDNTPVHPESYTLAENLLAKLGFTLKDLSNKDRLAALQAQAPQADVAKLAKELEAGEPTVRDILAALAKPGRDPREDVPLPLTRQQVVKLSELKPGSIVQGTVHNVTDFGVFVDIGIKVKGLVHRSELSRKPFRHPLDVVSVGDILEVLILSVDEERKRIALSLKQVPAKE; this is translated from the coding sequence ATGAAAATGGAACAAATTCCTGTGATCCTTGCGAGGGAACTTGGTATTGCTCCGCATCAGACTAGCGCAACTATCGCTCTTTTGGATGACGGCAATACAGTCCCCTTTATCTCTCGGTATCGCAAAGAAGCCACCGGAGAGCTGGACGAAGAAAAGATCAGACTGATCGAAGAACGCTTAGTTTATTTGCGTAACTTGGTCAAGCGTCAACAAGATATTGTAGCTTCCATTGAGGAACAGGGCAAACTCACGCCGGAGCTGCAAAGCGCCATCGAAACAACCACCAAGTTGCAGGAACTGGAAGATCTCTATCTTCCTTTCCGTCCTAAAAAGCGCACCCGCGCTCAGATCGCCAGAGAAAAAGGCTTGGAGCCCTTAGCAGAACGCCTACGCAATTTGCCCGTCGGCTGCAGTGTCGAAGAAGAAGCTGCCGCTATGCTGGCGGAACTATCGGAAATCGAAACGATCGAAGATGCCTTGGCTGGCGCTTCGGATATCATCGCCGAACAGACCTCTGAAGATGCGGCCATCCGCGCCTGGCTGCGCAAGGAGCTTTGGCAAAAAGGCGAAATCACAGCGGAATTTGCCGTTGAAGAAGAAGCTGCTAAAGAAGTTCTGGCCTATAAAGACTACCGCGAACCAGTCAAGCGCATGCCGTCGCACCGCATCTTAGCCATTAATCGCGGCGAGAAAAAAGAGCTGCTAAAAGTCCACCTAGTTGCGCCGCATGAAGAGTTCATCGCCGCCTTAGGCCGCCGCCTTATTTCGGAACCCAACGGCGCCTCTGAATGGTTAGAGACCGCCATTGCCGACGGCTATAAACGCCTACTTTTCCCTGCCTTGGAACGGGAAATTCGCAATTTACTTACTGAACACGCAGAAAAGCAAGCCATCCGGGTATTCAGTCTCAACCTGCGCCAGCTGCTGCTGCAAGCGCCCTTAGCCGAGCACACCGTAATCGGCCTAGACCCTGGCTATCGCACAGGCTGCAAGGTGGCTGTCATCGACCCTACCGGCGCTGTTCTGGAGACCACCACCATTTATATTACTCACTCGGCGGCGCAAAAACAGCAGAGCGCGCAAAAAGTACTGGACCTCTGCCGCCGCCATAAGATAACCTTGGCAGCCATCGGTAACGGCACAGCGTCCTTTGAAACAGAAGAGTTTGTCGCCGGCCTTATTGCCGAGCACAACCTGTCTCTTCGCTATCTGATCGCCAATGAAGCCGGCGCCTCAGTCTACTCCGCTTCCAAGCTGGCCCGAGAGGAAATGCCGGATCTGGATGTCTCTATCCGTGGCGCCGTTTCCATCGCGCGTCGCATTCAAGATCCTCTGGCCGAGCTGGTCAAGATTGAACCGAAAGCCATCGGCGTCGGCCAGTATCAGCATGATGTCGACCAAAAAGAACTGGTGCACACGTTGGACGCCGTTGTTGAGTCAGCGGTTAACCATGTCGGCGTAGAGCTAAACACCGCCTCCGGTGCTTTGCTGCGTCATGTAGCCGGTATTAATGCAACCGTCGCTAAAAACATTGTATCCCACCGCGAAACCAACGGCCCTTTCCGGCAACGCAAGGAGCTGCTAAAGGTCGCTCGTCTAGGTCCGGCTGCCTATACGCAATGCGCGGGCTTCCTCCGCTTAGCCGCTTCATCCCATCCTCTCGACAATACTCCGGTCCATCCGGAATCTTACACCTTAGCGGAAAACCTACTCGCCAAGCTGGGCTTCACTTTGAAAGATTTAAGCAATAAAGACCGCCTGGCCGCGCTACAGGCGCAAGCGCCTCAGGCCGATGTCGCCAAGCTAGCCAAGGAGCTCGAAGCTGGAGAACCCACGGTCCGTGATATTCTGGCGGCTCTAGCCAAGCCAGGCCGCGATCCTCGGGAAGACGTGCCTCTGCCGCTCACGCGTCAGCAAGTAGTCAAGCTGTCCGAGCTAAAGCCAGGCAGCATTGTCCAAGGAACGGTGCATAATGTTACTGACTTCGGCGTCTTCGTCGATATTGGCATCAAAGTCAAGGGTCTGGTCCATCGCTCGGAATTGAGTCGCAAACCGTTCCGACATCCTCTGGACGTGGTATCGGTCGGCGATATTCTGGAAGTGCTGATTTTGTCCGTCGACGAGGAGCGCAAGCGTATCGCCCTCAGCCTCAAGCAAGTACCTGCGAAGGAGTAA
- a CDS encoding phosphomannomutase/phosphoglucomutase: MKHNIYHACDIRGIADRDLDDATVTDIARALGVMLTGKTVVVGGDIRLSTPRLKPILCRELAASGCRVLDIGTVATPVFYYALRQSEAEGGVMITASHNPAPYNGFKLVLGPLPVREEEVAQIASLVGEKACVRAEGSLESWDVADAYLKATASQAAPGKLKVVVDAGCGATAPFAPALYSSLGYEVVELYCEADGNFPGRAPNPALAENLTALGQAVRQHQAALGVAFDGDGDRVGFVDETGAAIDNDLIMVLLARHYLEQKGVGAIIYDAKCSMVVPEAVAQAGGRAIMARAGHTFSKQAFLEEKALFAGEISGHFFLSELGYDDGMFAGLKVCEFVASHGALSSLVSGIPRYPLTPDIRVPYTGADKDVLLDEAAAKLEAYRPNRIDGVRLEFADGWGMIRASVTEPLFTLRFEAKSQPRLAEIAELLVQALRPDVGTAVREKIVAAGVAL, from the coding sequence ATGAAGCACAACATTTATCATGCCTGCGACATTCGCGGCATTGCCGATAGGGATTTAGACGATGCGACAGTAACGGATATTGCCAGAGCGCTGGGCGTGATGTTGACCGGAAAAACCGTGGTGGTCGGCGGGGATATTCGCTTGTCTACGCCGCGCTTGAAGCCGATTTTGTGTCGGGAACTGGCTGCTTCCGGCTGTCGGGTGCTGGATATTGGTACGGTGGCGACGCCGGTATTTTATTATGCGTTGCGTCAAAGCGAAGCCGAAGGCGGCGTTATGATTACCGCCAGTCACAATCCAGCCCCGTATAACGGCTTTAAGCTGGTCTTGGGACCCCTGCCGGTGCGAGAAGAAGAGGTGGCTCAGATTGCCTCGTTGGTTGGGGAGAAAGCGTGCGTGCGTGCAGAAGGGTCGCTGGAAAGCTGGGACGTAGCCGACGCCTATCTGAAGGCTACTGCCTCCCAAGCCGCTCCTGGCAAATTAAAAGTAGTTGTCGACGCAGGCTGTGGGGCGACCGCGCCTTTTGCTCCGGCGTTGTATAGTTCTTTGGGCTATGAGGTAGTGGAGCTGTATTGCGAGGCGGACGGGAATTTCCCCGGACGTGCGCCGAATCCGGCGTTAGCCGAAAATCTTACCGCTTTAGGGCAAGCGGTGCGACAGCATCAAGCGGCCTTGGGCGTAGCCTTTGACGGCGACGGCGACCGCGTAGGCTTTGTTGATGAAACAGGAGCCGCCATTGACAATGATTTGATCATGGTTCTTTTGGCGCGGCATTATCTTGAGCAAAAAGGGGTTGGCGCGATTATTTATGACGCCAAATGCTCCATGGTGGTGCCGGAGGCCGTGGCGCAAGCGGGCGGCAGAGCGATTATGGCCCGAGCGGGGCATACCTTTAGTAAGCAAGCCTTCTTAGAGGAAAAGGCGCTTTTTGCCGGTGAAATTAGCGGGCATTTCTTTCTGTCCGAGCTGGGCTATGACGACGGCATGTTTGCAGGACTCAAAGTCTGCGAGTTTGTGGCTAGCCATGGCGCCTTATCGTCCTTGGTGAGCGGAATACCGCGCTACCCCTTGACGCCGGATATTCGCGTGCCCTATACCGGAGCAGATAAGGATGTACTTTTAGATGAAGCGGCAGCCAAGCTGGAAGCCTATCGGCCCAACCGCATTGACGGCGTACGTCTGGAATTTGCCGACGGCTGGGGGATGATTCGCGCCTCGGTGACGGAGCCTCTCTTTACGCTCCGTTTTGAGGCCAAATCACAACCGCGTCTCGCGGAAATTGCAGAACTTCTGGTGCAAGCGTTGCGGCCTGACGTAGGTACGGCTGTGCGCGAGAAGATTGTGGCTGCCGGGGTGGCTTTATGA
- a CDS encoding anion permease, whose translation MWELVLALVVLVAFVFLLTNGMNDASAVVATMIACGAATPLQAVLWAASVGLVGAIFSGAAVAQTIIGLLDVPVSHQLLLVLLAGLTAAMIWNLFTWKLGIPSSSTHSLVGGLVGGAWAAYGASAVVWGWTELYMGNAELVGVAKIVASLVISPVLGFLVAFIVQKVLSLAFRRATFWVNKPLKRSQWLLSGILAYGHGANDAQKMVGIISLALLASGVQSSVEGVPVWVKIACGLIMFFGTLFGGWSIMKTLGTGIFTLRPLHSFNSQFSAGASVALATFVGAPVSTTHIVSGTVIGAGAADNYRMVNWDVGKHMLIAWCVTIPASAFCAAGVFRLLQWLTR comes from the coding sequence GTGTGGGAACTCGTGTTGGCTTTGGTTGTCCTGGTGGCCTTTGTTTTTCTATTGACCAATGGGATGAATGACGCCAGCGCGGTGGTAGCTACGATGATTGCCTGCGGCGCGGCGACTCCGTTGCAGGCAGTGCTTTGGGCGGCCAGCGTGGGGCTTGTGGGGGCCATTTTTAGCGGCGCTGCGGTGGCGCAAACTATTATCGGTCTTCTTGACGTGCCTGTGAGCCATCAATTGCTGCTGGTCCTTTTAGCAGGGTTGACGGCGGCTATGATTTGGAATCTGTTTACTTGGAAATTAGGCATCCCTTCAAGCTCGACGCATTCCTTGGTTGGCGGCCTGGTTGGCGGCGCTTGGGCGGCGTATGGCGCTTCCGCTGTTGTTTGGGGCTGGACCGAGCTGTATATGGGAAATGCGGAGTTGGTGGGCGTGGCCAAAATCGTGGCCAGTCTTGTTATTTCGCCGGTATTGGGTTTTCTGGTGGCGTTTATCGTGCAAAAGGTCTTGTCTTTGGCTTTTCGTAGGGCTACCTTTTGGGTGAACAAACCTTTAAAACGCTCACAATGGTTGTTGAGTGGCATTTTGGCTTACGGACACGGTGCGAATGATGCACAAAAAATGGTAGGTATTATCAGTTTAGCCCTTCTGGCGTCTGGCGTGCAGAGCAGTGTGGAAGGCGTACCGGTTTGGGTGAAGATTGCCTGCGGTTTGATTATGTTCTTCGGCACGCTTTTTGGCGGCTGGTCCATTATGAAAACCCTAGGCACAGGAATCTTTACGTTGCGTCCCTTGCATAGCTTCAATTCGCAGTTTTCCGCAGGCGCTTCGGTGGCGTTAGCTACGTTCGTAGGCGCGCCGGTTTCGACGACGCATATTGTCTCCGGAACGGTAATCGGTGCAGGAGCGGCAGACAACTATCGTATGGTGAACTGGGATGTGGGCAAGCATATGCTGATTGCCTGGTGTGTGACGATTCCGGCGTCGGCTTTTTGTGCGGCTGGAGTATTCCGGCTGTTGCAGTGGCTGACAAGATAA
- a CDS encoding LysE family transporter, which produces MELALFLKSMLVGFSMSAPVGPIAVLCIRRTLVFGRLSGLVAGVGAATADSLYAMLAGLGMTLVANVLLEYHTLLRVLGGVALLGMGIATWRSAVSCMRLPGASSGFWSTYVSTLLLTLANPLTLFLFAAVFASVGMDRFTPSYQTAVLLVGGVFLGAVLWWFLLSGLINYLRGKFNRHVLEVINRISGIVLALFGVAALVSSIVQ; this is translated from the coding sequence ATGGAGTTGGCATTGTTTCTAAAATCCATGCTTGTTGGTTTTTCCATGTCGGCGCCTGTGGGCCCTATCGCCGTATTGTGCATTCGGCGAACCTTGGTTTTTGGACGCTTGAGCGGCTTGGTGGCAGGTGTGGGAGCGGCAACCGCCGATTCTCTGTACGCTATGCTGGCGGGGCTGGGCATGACCCTGGTGGCTAACGTGTTGCTGGAATATCATACGTTGCTGCGTGTGCTGGGCGGGGTGGCTCTCTTGGGCATGGGCATCGCTACTTGGCGTTCGGCGGTGAGCTGTATGCGCCTTCCCGGAGCGAGCAGCGGCTTTTGGAGCACCTATGTCTCGACGCTGCTCTTGACACTGGCCAATCCGCTGACCTTGTTTTTGTTTGCCGCCGTTTTTGCCAGTGTGGGCATGGATCGCTTTACACCAAGCTACCAAACAGCAGTGTTGCTGGTGGGCGGTGTCTTTCTGGGGGCGGTGTTGTGGTGGTTTCTTTTGAGCGGTCTTATTAATTATTTGCGCGGCAAATTTAACCGCCATGTACTGGAAGTCATTAATCGGATTTCCGGCATCGTGCTGGCTTTGTTTGGTGTAGCCGCCTTGGTGAGCAGTATTGTGCAGTAA
- a CDS encoding DAK2 domain-containing protein: MAERISGADFRRMILGAYDAFLHNYEEINNLNVFPVPDGDTGTNMLLTLGAASRGLQEAADGGIGTLAKRTADSAIMGARGNSGVILAQLFRGIARGLAGKEEASSCEIGKAFQYGVLYAYRAVAQPVEGTILTVAKGVARGARRAVREERSFGEVLKAALQVGEEELAKTPLLLKALRDAGVVDAGGKGLLVFLQGCAEGLHGEVTAPAGISSFRLTAKPSLNGETANLAHPYCTEFLVKKSRVSGGEARQALQNLGESLILAEGDELFKVHIHTAHPGQVLEMALTWGSLHDIKIDNMADQHQERLHTAARPQVPLSVLAVSPGEGLSAMLRQLGASAIVSGGQTMNPPVEEFIAAIHSGDAERYIILPNNKNIVLAAKQVKKLLGDRVEVVPTVDVQQGLAALLAFKAEASLEENVGWMEERRQEVVSGSVTKAVRDSVVDGQAIKSGHFLGIKAGKVAAQGECIAEVLLALLRRLVSETAEVATLYYGSEVTVSEAEKLAMQVREAFPELTVELYDGGQPLYPLLVSVE; encoded by the coding sequence ATGGCGGAACGCATTAGCGGGGCTGATTTCCGGCGCATGATTTTGGGCGCCTATGACGCCTTTTTGCACAACTACGAAGAAATTAACAATCTGAATGTATTTCCGGTGCCGGACGGCGACACGGGAACGAATATGCTATTGACGCTGGGCGCGGCATCCAGAGGACTTCAAGAAGCGGCGGACGGCGGTATTGGTACGTTGGCCAAACGGACGGCGGACAGCGCGATCATGGGCGCCAGAGGCAACTCTGGGGTTATCTTGGCGCAATTGTTCCGCGGCATAGCCCGTGGTTTGGCGGGAAAAGAAGAAGCGTCATCCTGCGAGATTGGCAAGGCCTTTCAGTACGGGGTTTTGTATGCGTATCGGGCGGTAGCGCAACCAGTGGAAGGTACTATTTTGACGGTGGCCAAAGGCGTGGCTCGCGGCGCAAGACGTGCAGTGAGAGAAGAGCGGTCTTTTGGCGAAGTGTTGAAGGCGGCGCTGCAGGTGGGGGAAGAGGAACTGGCTAAAACGCCGTTGCTCTTAAAAGCATTGAGGGATGCTGGCGTTGTCGACGCCGGGGGCAAGGGCTTGCTTGTTTTTCTGCAGGGCTGCGCCGAAGGCTTGCACGGTGAAGTGACGGCGCCGGCGGGAATTTCTTCATTTCGCTTGACGGCGAAGCCGTCCTTAAACGGAGAGACGGCAAATTTAGCGCATCCGTATTGTACGGAGTTTTTAGTAAAGAAAAGCCGGGTCAGCGGCGGTGAAGCGCGGCAGGCTCTGCAAAACCTAGGAGAATCGCTGATCTTAGCGGAAGGGGACGAGCTTTTCAAGGTGCACATTCATACGGCGCATCCGGGACAGGTGTTGGAAATGGCGTTGACCTGGGGCTCGCTGCATGATATTAAAATTGACAATATGGCGGACCAGCATCAGGAACGCTTGCATACGGCGGCGCGGCCGCAAGTGCCGCTGTCTGTGCTGGCTGTGTCGCCTGGAGAGGGATTAAGCGCCATGCTGCGCCAATTAGGAGCATCGGCCATTGTCAGTGGCGGACAGACGATGAATCCGCCGGTGGAAGAGTTTATTGCCGCCATCCACAGCGGTGATGCAGAGCGCTACATTATTCTGCCGAACAACAAGAATATTGTGCTGGCGGCCAAGCAGGTGAAAAAATTGTTGGGTGACCGTGTGGAAGTGGTGCCGACAGTGGATGTACAGCAGGGATTGGCGGCGTTATTGGCCTTCAAGGCAGAGGCTTCGTTAGAGGAGAATGTAGGCTGGATGGAAGAGCGACGGCAAGAGGTCGTTTCTGGTAGCGTGACCAAGGCCGTGCGGGACAGCGTGGTGGACGGTCAGGCGATTAAGTCTGGTCATTTTCTAGGCATCAAAGCAGGAAAAGTGGCGGCTCAAGGGGAATGTATCGCAGAGGTGCTTTTGGCGTTGCTGCGGCGGCTGGTATCAGAGACGGCCGAAGTGGCGACCTTGTATTATGGCAGTGAAGTGACTGTCAGCGAGGCGGAGAAATTAGCGATGCAAGTGCGCGAAGCATTTCCGGAGCTGACGGTAGAACTATATGATGGAGGCCAGCCTTTATATCCATTGCTGGTCAGTGTGGAATAA
- a CDS encoding DegV family protein, with the protein MNNTQLQVVIDSTAMVDKEWLGQHENLHVVPLSVRIGEQEWLDTEISGAELFQRASEAKEMPKTSQPAQGQFIQLFQELTARGQEVVCILLSGGLSGTASTARMAAAQVDPRLIRVIDSGTTAIGLVQMAKTALQAAEAGKSLAEVVRLLDAMVRRTHTVFIPGTLEYLHKGGRIGGAARLFGGILQLRPVLYLQDGKVQVLDKVRTQKRALERAMQDIRILQRPTYVGVGHVDNPELAAQMAAQVKEDQPESQVEVFLISPVIGAHTGPGLIGFIYQENLEEVPVHGGTH; encoded by the coding sequence ATGAATAATACACAGTTGCAGGTGGTAATTGACAGTACGGCGATGGTCGATAAGGAATGGTTGGGGCAGCATGAGAATTTGCATGTTGTGCCATTGTCCGTGCGAATCGGAGAGCAAGAGTGGTTGGATACAGAAATAAGCGGTGCTGAATTGTTCCAAAGAGCCAGTGAGGCGAAAGAAATGCCTAAGACCTCTCAGCCGGCGCAAGGGCAGTTTATCCAATTGTTTCAAGAATTGACCGCCAGAGGGCAGGAAGTGGTCTGCATTCTCTTGTCCGGCGGGTTGAGCGGTACGGCTAGTACAGCGCGCATGGCCGCAGCGCAGGTGGACCCTAGACTCATTCGAGTCATTGATTCCGGCACAACGGCTATTGGCTTGGTGCAGATGGCCAAAACTGCGCTGCAGGCGGCGGAGGCAGGAAAAAGCTTGGCCGAAGTGGTACGTCTCTTGGACGCCATGGTGCGGCGTACACATACGGTGTTTATTCCCGGGACTTTGGAATATTTACATAAAGGCGGTCGAATTGGTGGTGCGGCTAGGTTGTTCGGCGGCATTTTGCAACTTCGTCCCGTTTTGTATCTCCAAGACGGCAAAGTACAGGTTCTAGATAAAGTGCGTACACAAAAACGGGCCTTGGAGCGGGCGATGCAGGACATTCGGATTTTGCAACGGCCGACTTATGTCGGCGTGGGCCATGTGGACAATCCGGAATTGGCGGCTCAGATGGCGGCGCAGGTGAAAGAGGATCAACCGGAATCACAGGTGGAAGTATTTTTAATTAGTCCGGTAATTGGCGCGCATACGGGGCCGGGGCTGATCGGCTTTATTTACCAAGAGAACTTGGAGGAGGTGCCGGTGCATGGCGGAACGCATTAG
- a CDS encoding cyclodeaminase/cyclohydrolase family protein has protein sequence MSDIQNRDWSRDLAWSGPPPGGGSAAAVGAALALGILIMLARAVAAETEQLEVWRKKALTVAGADEAVLRRLLQLFSSGALLSPEEILGAVQPLLQLLDIAVQALETANKLKPQLAAHMQCDLEVAIWQLAAALRGGAAIVALNLSLLAEGGERLTLQQRMEAAVSKGETILQELQQNAE, from the coding sequence ATGAGTGACATACAAAACCGAGATTGGAGCCGGGACTTGGCGTGGTCAGGGCCTCCACCGGGAGGCGGCAGCGCCGCCGCTGTGGGAGCTGCGTTGGCGTTAGGGATTTTGATCATGCTGGCGCGCGCCGTTGCGGCAGAGACAGAACAACTGGAAGTGTGGCGAAAGAAAGCGTTGACAGTGGCGGGGGCGGATGAAGCTGTGCTGCGTCGTCTTTTGCAGCTTTTTTCTAGTGGAGCGCTATTGTCGCCAGAGGAAATCTTGGGAGCGGTGCAGCCTTTGCTGCAGCTTCTAGACATAGCGGTACAGGCGCTGGAGACGGCAAACAAGCTGAAGCCGCAATTGGCGGCGCATATGCAGTGCGATTTGGAAGTAGCTATTTGGCAATTGGCAGCAGCGTTGCGCGGCGGCGCTGCGATTGTTGCTTTGAATTTGTCGTTGCTTGCCGAAGGCGGCGAAAGACTTACTTTGCAACAGCGGATGGAAGCTGCTGTAAGCAAGGGTGAAACGATTTTGCAAGAACTGCAGCAAAACGCGGAATGA
- a CDS encoding Asp23/Gls24 family envelope stress response protein, whose translation MEPTGKTVIHEDVFAEVARNAMTQVNEVFTDTSKKGPVAGLAQIVSERFAPQITVKKNEPEDAEGSAGKVSFELKVELLYGVNIPEVTQRLRETMVKEVESLTGYTVEKIDINVERLIRPEKPEALKA comes from the coding sequence ATGGAACCGACAGGAAAAACCGTTATTCATGAAGATGTTTTCGCTGAAGTAGCGCGCAATGCCATGACGCAGGTCAATGAGGTATTCACAGACACTTCCAAAAAAGGGCCGGTCGCAGGCTTGGCCCAGATTGTCTCGGAACGCTTCGCTCCGCAAATCACGGTAAAGAAAAACGAACCTGAAGATGCGGAAGGCTCGGCTGGCAAAGTCTCCTTCGAATTAAAAGTGGAGCTTCTCTATGGTGTGAATATTCCCGAAGTGACCCAACGCCTGCGGGAAACCATGGTCAAGGAAGTAGAGTCCCTTACAGGGTACACTGTAGAAAAAATCGACATCAACGTTGAACGACTGATACGACCAGAAAAACCGGAAGCTCTCAAAGCTTGA
- a CDS encoding Fur family transcriptional regulator, whose translation MDFSVAALLREKGFKVTPQRLAIYQVLINTKAHPCAEAIFNELQPHYPTMSLATVYKTIEILREIGMVQVLNVGEDSFRYDATVKNHPHVRCMDCGRVDDMHDIDATAFVSQVSNKTDYVLSGQQFYFYGVCPACQKKQQAQAQN comes from the coding sequence ATGGATTTTTCCGTAGCAGCTCTCTTGCGGGAAAAAGGGTTCAAAGTAACGCCACAGCGTTTGGCGATCTATCAGGTTTTGATTAACACGAAAGCACATCCTTGTGCAGAAGCGATCTTTAACGAACTGCAGCCGCACTATCCGACGATGAGTTTGGCTACTGTGTACAAGACTATCGAAATTCTTCGGGAAATCGGTATGGTGCAGGTGCTCAACGTAGGCGAAGACAGCTTCCGCTATGATGCGACCGTGAAAAATCATCCACATGTGCGTTGCATGGATTGCGGACGCGTGGATGATATGCATGACATTGATGCTACCGCTTTTGTGTCCCAGGTAAGTAATAAAACCGATTATGTTTTGTCCGGTCAGCAGTTCTATTTCTACGGAGTGTGCCCGGCCTGCCAGAAGAAGCAGCAAGCACAAGCGCAAAATTAA